The following is a genomic window from Prunus persica cultivar Lovell chromosome G7, Prunus_persica_NCBIv2, whole genome shotgun sequence.
GAGGAACGTGGTGGCGGCTGGCCAGAGCTGGAAGGAGAGACCTTGAGACGGAAGCTGCCGGATGAAGACTGTTGAGTTGATGGAGTGGAGGCAATGTTCAGTCGGTGGAAGGAGAATGGCGGCGGTGACAGGGCTTAGAGTTGCATCGTCTTCAGAACCGTCGCCTTGTTGAGCGGCCATTGTTAGATGCTCTGATGCGCCGACGAGGATTTTGGTTGCGTTTGACTTCTGTTCAATTCAATTAGGGCTTGTTTCGCGCACTATTtatgatatttatttaatttttataccgCCAACTTTAGTGGATTGCCATGTGGCCCCCATATGGTACAGCGGGATATTGCCTCTTTAGCAAATTTACCAAAAGGCCCCTTGCCCCTCCCCGCTGTGAAGTCTGTGTGTGATCTCATCTGTGTTTTCTGATCTGATTGACtgaaaaaacccaacaaaaaaaaaaacggaaGAGATGATTCGGGCGGTGATGGTGATAAACACGCAGGGAAAGCCTCGGCTTGCCAAGTTCTACGAATTTCAGGTCTGCTCCTTCTCTTTtcagttttattatttctgtgcatctttattattattattattattattattattttacgaTTATGTATAAAATTGCTGACTTTCCAGTTTTTGAGGTCAGCCTGTGGAGAAGCAACAGGAGCATATACGCAGCGTCTATGGaggttctctttctctctctactgtaattaactttttatatattttttctgcaatttttaattttaatttttttacgaTTATCATAGCTTCACACTGAATTTGTTGGGTGGTTTTCTGTTCACCACTCTACTTCAAATTAGGGTTTcatgtttgattttcttttatctagTGTTATCCAGCAGAGCTGAGAATGTGAGCAATTTCGTGGATGCTGAGTCTATTTTCGGCCCGGTATTTTAGCCAATTTTTCCCTCAAATTCTCAGATTCTCCATGTTTATTATGTTTCTGTATGATCtgaattggaaaagaaaaaaaaaacagtccTGTTCTATTCGGCACGATTATAGGCTGTTCTTCTATATGAACCATTTCCTTTCTGGTGCAGGATACTCGCCTTGTGTACAAGCACTTTGCAACTTTgtactttgtttttgtatttgataGCTCTGAAAACGAGCTTGCCATGCTCGACCTCATACAAGGTACATAGCATAACCGGATTATATGTAGCTGAATGCAAATGTTCAAATTTACAACATGCAGCACCTTTGACAAGTAGAGCATTCACAAATTGGTTgcttgcaaatttgcaattttaACTTCAAATTAGTAGAATTGGGAAAGCTTTTTATGGTTGGAATTTCGATGAATTTTAAAGGGATGCTTATTGGGAATTAAAAATGCCATAAGTGAAATTTAGGGTGAAAATTTTCTTGCAAACAAGCTGAATATGAGAGTGATTAGGTTATTTCTTAGTGTTAATGCTTGTGCTTAATTATATTAAGTTTTGCTTTGATGGGATGATTTGC
Proteins encoded in this region:
- the LOC18770256 gene encoding AP-3 complex subunit sigma translates to MIRAVMVINTQGKPRLAKFYEFQPVEKQQEHIRSVYGVLSSRAENVSNFVDAESIFGPDTRLVYKHFATLYFVFVFDSSENELAMLDLIQVFVETLDKCFKNVCELDVVLNYSKMHTVLDEIIFGGQVLETSSTEVMKAVEEISKLETASNAISLVPKSVSAWRNR